From a single Saccharomyces kudriavzevii IFO 1802 strain IFO1802 genome assembly, chromosome: 15 genomic region:
- the SMP3 gene encoding glycosylphosphatidylinositol-alpha 1,2 mannosyltransferase (similar to Saccharomyces cerevisiae SMP3 (YOR149C); ancestral locus Anc_5.487), with translation MNYQWWLYLLYAIGLLMALGPSYIHPDEHFQCIEILVMQFTKIKGTVPWEFDPNFAARSYVPLLLIYGPLFTILKAFPSVHNNPILILYLMRLQNYLMTVLCCHFIIPKLVRSDRKTVQSIKKILILTSYVTWTYQTHTFSNSVETLILMTSITLMESIVDEKNIEENNYRKSILLGFTFSLGVFNRVTFPAFVLLPCLIIFWKFYRIHRRSFTLLSLSFLFSSYLFVLIDTYIFNCGKGFVFAPWNNLKYNLNVQNLQLHGLHPRYTHLLVNLPQILGPVLVLAILSGYKLDKLSTYAIVSGVLFLSLFQHQELRFLIPLVPLFVTNLNWTPMSSTLVNGTLFKGAWFLFNIIMGFIMGISHQGGIVQFLGDYSNSHTEPMGVHIWWKTYSPPTWMYMNDSLTISSVVDLQNGVESIEEIAFDVGLHHVIDLKGSDLPLLKETVKRLRLNGIETPLILITSDSMMSQLKKLMRDETIKLVPNRHYSFHLDLDHFDFNDFTTFKTGLTAYSIE, from the coding sequence atgaattacCAATGGTGGCTTTACTTGCTATATGCCATCGGACTACTCATGGCCCTGGGCCCATCGTATATTCACCCTGATGAACATTTTCAATGTATCGAAATTTTGGTCATGCAATTCACGAAGATTAAAGGTACCGTACCATGGGAATTTGATCCCAACTTTGCTGCCAGAAGTTACGTCCCCTTACTACTGATTTACGGGCCACTGTTCACCATCCTAAAGGCTTTTCCCAGCGTCCATAATAACCCAATATTAATCCTGTATTTAATGAGATTACAAAACTATCTAATGACTGTATTGTGTTGCCATTTTATAATACCCAAACTTGTAAGGAGTGATAGAAAGACCGTACAAtctatcaaaaaaattttaattCTAACTTCCTACGTGACGTGGACTTATCAAACTCATACGTTTTCCAATTCCGTAGAAACACTTATCTTGATGACAAGCATCACTTTAATGGAAAGCATAGTggacgaaaaaaatattgaagagAACAACTACAGAAAATCAATTCTATTGGGATTTACGTTCAGCCTTGGAGTTTTTAATAGAGTCACATTTCCTGCATTTGTCCTTTTGCCGTGCTTGAtaatattttggaaattttacCGGATTCATAGGCGATCCTTTACCTTGCTTTCACTTTCATTTCtattttcatcatatcTATTCGTTCTTATTGACACATATATCTTCAATTGCGGAAAAGGATTTGTTTTTGCACCTTGGAATAACCTGAAATACAACCTCAATGTGCAGAACTTACAATTACATGGGTTACATCCCAGATATACTCATTTGCTGGTCAATTTACCACAAATACTGGGACCCGTTTTGGTGTTAGCAATTTTGTCCGGTTACAAACTCGATAAATTGTCCACATACGCAATAGTATCAGGTGTACTTTTTCTATCGCTTTTCCAACATCAAGAATTGAGGTTCCTAATTCCATTAGTTCCACTGTTCGTGACGAATTTAAATTGGACCCCCATGAGCTCGACCTTAGTAAACGGAACATTGTTCAAAGGAGcttggtttctttttaaCATAATCATGGGCTTCATCATGGGGATTTCTCATCAAGGTGGAATAGTCCAATTTTTGGGAGATTATTCCAACTCACACACTGAACCGATGGGTGTCCATATATGGTGGAAAACATATTCGCCACCAACGTGGATGTATATGAACGATTCGCTAACTATCTCTTCCGTTGTCGATTTACAGAATGGAGTTGAGTCGATAGAGGAAATAGCATTCGACGTGGGCCTTCATCATGTTATAGATCTTAAAGGAAGTGATCTGCCCCTTTTGAAGGAAACAGTCAAGCGATTACGTTTGAACGGAATCGAGACTCCGCTAATTTTAATAACGTCCGATTCAATGATGTCacaactgaaaaaattgatgagAGATGAAACAATAAAGTTGGTACCGAATCGCCATTACTCATTTCATTTAGATTTGGACCACTTTGATTTTAATGATTTCACGACTTTTAAGACGGGGCTTACCGCTTATTCCATTGAATAG
- the SPP2 gene encoding spliceosome ATPase-activating subunit SPP2 (similar to Saccharomyces cerevisiae SPP2 (YOR148C); ancestral locus Anc_5.484): MNKISLKLGNKNLKKNVSKKSKKKNSSQKGNLFSLDGTEVISPPHRSQDKIRIQSIDKFDLDGESFSKKKLVIKLTESTNAQNTATSSEEYVTEKEYSEVPIEEFGDALLRGMGWESDLEEDAKRGKEQSEMKDISNVSRIHPDGLGIGAKLNKDINVERSSFMPVAKIDKLTGTKVSEEKKEEAESR, encoded by the coding sequence atgaataaaatcTCACTCAAGCTAGGAAAcaagaacttgaaaaagaacgtttccaagaaatccaaaaagaaaaactctTCACAGAAAGGCAATTTATTCAGTCTGGATGGTACAGAAGTAATAAGCCCGCCGCACAGATCCCAAGATAAGATAAGGATTCAAAgtattgataaatttgatcTCGACGGAGAatccttttccaaaaagaaactagTGATCAAGCTAACTGAAAGTACAAATGCGCAAAACACCGCAACGTCTTCTGAAGAATATGTcactgaaaaagaatatagCGAAGTACCCATAGAAGAATTTGGAGATGCATTACTTCGAGGTATGGGATGGGAAAGTGACCTTGAGGAAGATGCTAAAAGGGGAAAAGAACAGAGTGAAATGAAAGATATTTCCAATGTCTCACGAATACACCCTGATGGACTGGGAATTGGTGCAAAATTGAATAAGGATATAAACGTGGAGAGGAGTTCATTTATGCCCGTTgcaaaaattgataaacTAACGGGCACCAAGGTTagtgaggaaaaaaaagaggaagctGAATCACGATAA
- the MRPL23 gene encoding mitochondrial 54S ribosomal protein uL13m (similar to Saccharomyces cerevisiae MRPL23 (YOR150W); ancestral locus Anc_5.496), which yields MSQKIGHSGLAFARLWHHVDVARDKRTLGRLASAIAITLIGKHKPIYHPSQDSGDYVVVTNCQKMRVTGKKFEQKTYWSHSGRPGQLKLQTMEKVVADKGFGEILKKAVSGMLPKNKLRKQRLDRLKVFDGSDNPYKQNITAFAHEQSSIPESIKELISNQLK from the coding sequence ATGTCTCAGAAAATCGGACACAGTGGGTTGGCATTTGCGCGTCTTTGGCACCACGTGGATGTTGCCCGTGATAAGAGGACGTTAGGTAGATTGGCCTCAGCAATTGCGATCACCTTGATTGGTAAACATAAGCCAATATACCATCCATCGCAGGACTCTGGAGACTATGTAGTGGTAACGAACTGTCAAAAAATGCGTGTGACAGGTAAGAAGTTCGAGCAGAAGACGTACTGGTCTCATTCAGGTAGACCTGGCCAGCTTAAGTTACAGACGATGGAAAAGGTTGTTGCAGATAAAGGTTTTGGAGagatcttgaaaaaggcaGTTAGTGGTATGCTgcccaaaaataaactaagaaaacaaagattaGACCGTTTAAAAGTGTTCGATGGCAGTGACAATCCTTACAAACAGAATATTACTGCTTTTGCTCATGAGCAGTCATCAATACCAGAATCTATAAAGGAGTTAATCTCGAACCAATTGAAATAA
- the MDM32 gene encoding Mdm32p (similar to Saccharomyces cerevisiae MDM32 (YOR147W); ancestral locus Anc_5.483) yields the protein MLATHLKTPIVKRLLLPITSHLIRRCSRTYTTALHGSFRSLMVPRKSLLPVKCLIAQRFMQSFPNNDRFTTKASNIETILLRKNNEREFKQSLLADAKNFQERFKINLKWILIKNNRPFSLNEISIIASWLLLSQVLWVLLSTTTFISFYLFVINSVFSQEYIHEKKIYEKLLKFLLNDHKHSDRGLQISFSSDDKAPTVALSADWESNSILIKNLNVLDEGLDLDLKFHHINLNVSLKNWLFGKGLISNVSVYGIRGSLNLSNFIELINSFQGDQKTENFLKISNFIEITDSEIFLKQSQSGPEAPKLRFSIYNLSLPRLRLNHFIPDVLSAKTFSGSINNSLFNLFKRQQRLTAVIENNNRNQMTTSKFDFNDNSHGNYQTVAEQDDPNYVTTLRLNFININDLKFNDNCKFNWLKDGQVEILADVMLTNSSPHLSSESKYAVVDMRITCKDLKTTFPQQPPVLSTGDSIVSLDELKPIITFINSYEGMVNPILKDFTENERLKNSIIWNSPNVSINRQRKSFPLTTKATSNSTKEIIKFHNQPNFDANEIVLRCKMVKNLSDLQLININQILDQITMELYVDLTKIVEDWEFRNKNDWMKQWGTTFASQLLLFGFGAMV from the coding sequence ATGTTAGCCACACATTTGAAGACCCCCATAGTAAAGCGGTTATTGCTCCCAATTACAAGCCATCTCATTAGACGCTGTTCGCGCACTTACACTACTGCCCTCCATGGAAGTTTTCGATCTTTGATGGTACCTCGTAAGAGTCTGTTGCCTGTCAAATGTTTGATTGCCCAGAGGTTTATGCAATCCTTTCCGAATAATGATAGGTTTACCACCAAGGCTTCCAATATTGAAACCATTTTACTaaggaaaaataatgaacGAGAGTTCAAGCAATCGCTTTTGGCAGAtgccaaaaattttcaagagaGGTTCAAAATCAATCTGAAGTGGATCCTAATTAAAAATAACAGGCCATTCTCTTTGAACGAGATAAGCATCATCGCGTCATGGCTGCTATTATCACAAGTCTTATGGGTTTTATTGAGCACTACGACTTTTATTTCGTTTTATCTATTCGTTATTAACTCTGTTTTTAGTCAGGAATACAttcatgaaaagaaaatatatgaaaaacttttgaaattcttgttgAATGATCATAAGCACTCCGATCGTGGTTTGCAAATTAGTTTTTCGTCAGATGATAAAGCACCAACTGTGGCATTATCTGCAGACTGGGAGTCAAACTCGATACTCATAAAAAATCTAAACGTCCTGGATGAAGGCTTAGATTTAGACTTAAAGTTTCATCACATTAACTTGAatgtttctttgaaaaattggctCTTCGGTAAGGGTTTGATTTCGAATGTTTCCGTATACGGTATAAGAGGGTCCTTGAATTTGTCAAATTTTATTGAGTTAATAAACTCTTTCCAAGGTGACCAAAAAACTGagaatttcttgaagatttcaaattttattgaaattaccgattcagaaatttttctgAAGCAATCTCAGAGTGGTCCGGAAGCTCCAAAGTTAAGATTCTCCATTTATAATCTATCTTTACCACGACTAAGACTTAATCACTTCATCCCGGATGTTTTGAGTGCCAAGACATTTTCTGGTTCAATAAATAACTCCCTTTTCAACCTGTTCAAGAGGCAACAAAGATTAACAGCAGTTATTGagaacaacaacagaaaTCAGATGACAACGtcaaaatttgatttcaaCGACAATAGTCACGGAAACTACCAAACCGTCGCCGAACAAGACGATCCTAATTACGTAACAACGTTAAGACTaaatttcatcaacatcaacGACTTAAAATTCAACGATAACTGCAAGTTTAATTGGTTGAAAGACGGTCAAGTTGAAATACTGGCTGATGTGATGCTAACAAACTCTTCGCCCCATCTATCATCCGAATCAAAATATGCAGTGGTCGATATGAGGATAACTTGTAAAGATCTGAAAACAACTTTCCCTCAGCAGCCCCCCGTCCTATCGACGGGCGACAGCATTGTTTCGCTAGATGAATTAAAACCTATTATAACTTTTATCAATTCATATGAGGGAATGGTAAATCCTatattgaaagattttacGGAAAACGAAAGATTGAAGAATTCTATAATTTGGAACTCTCCCAATGTCTCGATCAACAGGCAAAGAAAGTCGTTTCCCTTGACTACAAAAGCAACTTCCAATTCcacaaaagaaatcatcaaGTTCCATAATCAACCTAATTTCGACGCCAATGAAATTGTTTTGCGTTGTAAGATGGTCAAAAATTTGTCAGACTTGCAGTTGATAAACATCAATCAGATACTAGACCAAATCACCATGGAATTATATGTTGATTTAACCAAAATAGTAGAGGACTGGGAATTTAGAAACAAAAACGACTGGATGAAACAATGGGGTACCACTTTTGCATCACAACTATTGTTGTTTGGGTTTGGCGCTATGGTTTAA
- the RPB2 gene encoding DNA-directed RNA polymerase II subunit RPB2 (similar to Saccharomyces cerevisiae RPB2 (YOR151C); ancestral locus Anc_5.497), giving the protein MSDVANSEKYYDEDQYGFEDERAPITAEDSWAVISAFFREKGLVSQQLDSFNQFVDYTLQDIICEDSTLILEQLAQHTTESDNISRKYEISFGKIYVTKPMVNESDGVTHALYPQEARLRNLTYSSGLFVDVKKRTYEAVDVPGRELKYELIAEESEDDSESGKVFIGRLPIMLRSKNCYLSEATESDLYKLKECPFDMGGYFIINGSEKVLIAQERSAGNIVQVFKKAAPSPISHVAEIRSALEKGSRFISTLQVKLYGREGSSARTIKATLPYIKQDIPIVIIFRALGIIPDGEILEHICYDVNDWQMLEMLKPCVEDGFVIQDRETALDFIGRRGTALGIKKEKRIQYAKDILQKEFLPHITQLEGFESRKAFFLGYMINRLLLCALDRKDQDDRDHFGKKRLDLAGPLMAQLFKTLFKKLTKDIFRYMQRTVEEAHDFNMKLAINAKTITSGLKYALATGNWGEQKKAMSSRAGVSQVLNRYTYSSTLSHLRRTNTPIGRDGKLAKPRQLHNTHWGLVCPAETPEGQACGLVKNLSLMSCISVGTDPMPIITFLSEWGMEPLEDYVPHQSPDATRVFVNGVWHGVHRNPARLMETLRTLRRKGDINPEVSMIRDIREKELKIFTDAGRVYRPLFIVEDDESLGHKELKVRKGHVGKLMATEYQDIEGGFEDAEEYTWSTLLNEGLVEYIDAEEEESILIAMQPEDLEPNEGSEENDLDVDPAKRIRVARHATTFTHCEIHPSMILGVAASIIPFPDHNQSPRNTYQSAMGKQAMGVFLTNYNVRMDTMANILYYPQKPLGTTRAMEYLKFRELPAGQNAIVAIACYSGYNQEDSMIMNQSSIDRGLFRSLFFRSYMDQEKKYGMSITETFEKPQRTNTLRMKHGTYDKLDDDGLIAPGVRVSGEDVIIGKTTPISPDEEELGQRTAYHSKRDASTPLRSTENGIVDQVLVTTNQDGLKFVKVRVRTTKVPQIGDKFASRHGQKGTIGITYRREDMPFTAEGIVPDLIINPHAIPSRMTVAHLIECLLSKVAALSGNEGDASPFTDITVEGISKLLREHGYQSRGFEVMYNGHTGKKLMAQIFFGPTYYQRLRHMVDDKIHARARGPMQVLTRQPVEGRSRDGGLRFGEMERDCMIAHGAASFLKERLMEASDAFRVHICGICGLMTVIAKLNHNQFECKGCDNKIDIYQIHIPYAAKLLFQELMAMNITPRLYTDRSRDF; this is encoded by the coding sequence ATGTCTGACGTTGCAAACTCAGAAAAGTATTATGATGAGGACCAATATGGATTCGAGGATGAGCGTGCTCCAATTACTGCGGAAGATTCATGGGCTGTTATATCTGCATTCTTTCGCGAGAAAGGTTTAGTTTCACAACAGCTTGACTCCTTCAATCAGTTCGTTGATTATACCTTACAAGATATTATTTGCGAGGATTCTACGTTGATTTTAGAGCAGTTGGCACAGCATACTACCGAATCAGATAACATTAGCAGAAAGTACGAGATTAGTTTTGGTAAAATCTATGTCACAAAACCTATGGTAAATGAATCCGATGGTGTTACCCATGCATTGTATCCACAAGAAGCACGTTTGCGTAACTTGACGTATTCGTCCGGTTTATTTGTCGACGTTAAAAAGAGAACATATGAGGCTGTCGACGTTCCAGGTAGAGAATTAAAATACGAGTTAATCGCTGAAGAATCCGAAGATGATAGCGAAAGCGGAAAAGTTTTCATTGGTCGTCTACCGATTATGCTGAGATCGAAGAATTGTTACCTAAGTGAAGCTACAGAATCAGATCTAtacaaattgaaagaatgtCCCTTCGATATGGGTGGTTATTTTATCATCAATGGTTCCGAAAAGGTTTTGATTGCACAAGAGCGTTCTGCAGGTAATATTGTCCAAGTATTCAAGAAGGCCGCTCCATCTCCAATTTCTCATGTAGCAGAGATTAGATCTGCTCTCGAAAAGGGTTCCAGATTCATCAGTACTCTTCAAGTCAAACTTTATGGTCGTGAAGGTAGTTCGGCCCGTACTATCAAAGCTACTTTACCGTATATAAAACAGGATATTCCTATTGTGATCATCTTCAGAGCTTTAGGTATTATTCCAGATGGTGAGATTTTAGAACATATCTGTTACGACGTAAATGACTGGCAAATGCTAGAAATGCTGAAACCTTGTGTTGAAGATGGTTTTGTCATTCAGGATCGTGAAACTGCACTGGATTTTATAGGTCGTCGTGGTACtgccctgggtataaaaaaagaaaagagaattcAGTATGCAAAGGACATTCTACAAAAGGAGTTCTTGCCTCATATTACTCAATTAGAAGGTTTTGAAAGTAGAAAGGCATTTTTCTTAGGTTATATGATTAACAGATTATTACTATGTGCTTTAGATCGTAAAGACCAAGATGATCGTGATCATTTCGGGAAAAAGAGATTAGATTTGGCAGGTCCATTAATGGCCCAACTTTTCAAGactttattcaaaaaattaactAAAGATATTTTCCGTTACATGCAAAGAACTGTGGAGGAAGCCCATGACTTTAACATGAAATTAGCCATTAACGCAAAAACCATTACATCAGGGTTGAAGTATGCTTTAGCCACCGGTAACTGGGGTGAACAAAAGAAGGCCATGTCTTCAAGAGCAGGTGTTTCTCAGGTGTTGAATCGTTATACTTATTCATCCACTTTATCACATTTAAGAAGAACCAATACTCCTATCGGTCGTGATGGTAAATTAGCCAAACCACGTCAATTGCATAATACCCATTGGGGACTAGTCTGTCCTGCAGAGACCCCAGAAGGTCAAGCATGTGGTTTAGTGAAAAATCTCTCACTTATGTCCTGTATTTCTGTTGGCACAGATCCAATGCCCATCATTACTTTTCTAAGCGAATGGGGTATGGAACCACTGGAAGATTACGTGCCACATCAATCACCTGATGCCACAAGAGTATTTGTTAATGGTGTGTGGCACGGTGTCCATAGAAACCCAGCCAGATTGATGGAAACCTTAAGAACCTTGAGAAGAAAGGGTGATATCAATCCAGAAGTATCTATGATTAGAGATATTCGTGAGAAGGAACTAAAAATTTTTACAGATGCCGGTAGGGTTTATAGACCATTATTTATTGTTGAGGATGATGAATCACTTGGTCATAAGGAATTAAAAGTTAGAAAGGGCCATGTTGGTAAACTTATGGCTACAGAATATCAAGATATCGAAGGTGGATTTGAAGACGCGGAAGAATATACATGGTCAACATTATTGAACGAAGGTTTAGTAGAATACATTgatgctgaagaagaagaatccATATTGATTGCTATGCAGCCCGAAGATCTCGAGCCCAACGAAGGCAGCGAGGAAAACGATCTCGATGTTGACCCTGCTAAACGTATCAGGGTGGCACGTCACGCTACAACTTTCACTCACTGTGAAATTCATCCATCCATGATTCTTGGTGTTGCTGCATCCATTATTCCATTCCCTGATCACAATCAATCTCCCCGTAATACTTACCAATCTGCGATGGGTAAGCAAGCTATGGGTGTGTTCTTAACAAATTATAATGTTCGTATGGATACAATGGCCAATATTCTATACTATCCCCAAAAACCGTTAGGTACTACACGTGCTATGGAATATTTGAAGTTCCGAGAATTGCCTGCCGGTCAAAATGCAATTGTCGCCATTGCATGTTACTCAGGTTATAACCAAGAGGATTCTATGATTATGAACCAATCTTCCATTGATCGTGGGCTGTTCAGATCCCTATTTTTCAGATCTTATATGgaccaagaaaagaagtacGGTATGTCTATAACGGAgacatttgaaaaacctCAACGTACAAACACATTAAGAATGAAACATGGTACATACGATAAGTTAGACGATGACGGTTTAATTGCGCCTGGTGTCAGAGTTTCAGGAGAAGACGTGATTATCGGTAAGACGACACCTATCTCGCCAGATGAAGAGGAACTAGGTCAAAGAACGGCATATCATTCGAAGCGTGATGCTTCTACACCATTGAGAAGTACCGAAAATGGTATTGTTGATCAAGTCTTAGTCACAACAAACCAGGATGGGCTGAAATTCGTTAAAGTTCGTGTAAGAACTACCAAGGTTCCCCAAATTGGTGATAAATTTGCCTCTCGTCATGGTCAAAAGGGTACTATCGGTATCACATACCGTAGGGAAGATATGCCATTCACAGCGGAAGGTATCGTTCCAGATTTAATCATCAATCCTCATGCAATTCCATCACGTATGACTGTTGCGCATTTAATTGAATGTCTGTTAAGTAAAGTGGCAGCATTGTCCGGTAATGAAGGTGATGCCTCCCCATTTACAGATATCACAGTGGAAGGTATATCTAAATTATTGCGTGAGCATGGTTACCAATCTCGTGGGTTTGAAGTCATGTACAACGGTCACACAGGTAAAAAATTAATGGcccaaattttctttggtcCTACATATTATCAACGTTTAAGACATATGGTAGACGATAAGATCCATGCCAGAGCGCGTGGCCCAATGCAAGTCTTGACAAGACAGCCGGTGGAGGGTAGATCAAGAGATGGTGGTTTAAGATTCGGAGAAATGGAACGTGATTGTATGATTGCACATGGTGCCgcttcatttttgaaggaaagaTTAATGGAAGCATCCGATGCCTTTCGAGTCCATATTTGTGGTATTTGTGGGTTGATGACGGTCATTGCCAAATTGAATCATAACCAGTTTGAATGTAAGGGATGTGATAATAAGATTGATATTTACCAAATCCATATTCCATACGCTGCAAAGTTATTATTCCAAGAACTAATGGCTATGAACATAACACCACGTTTATATACGGATCGTTCAAGAgatttttag
- the ATG40 gene encoding Atg40p (similar to Saccharomyces cerevisiae YOR152C; ancestral locus Anc_5.499) translates to MFNLILWPLFLLTSVAIPLQLTLEVIFLTSSVNFSKASAAKTASSLGQSPVVITIYKSLLKYWSFYEFVHFIYLYTPIDAFLNFLPFTSLLMLFGSICLTRELIYDFISFMESQGKLTGFLNKITEPNFNSYLLLSSIYNVWFAEDTNDKFLFGKLTQFLISVTKKYEFPRTYYLSRASDFLQNLILTKLRPFVTDQPQSDRNKYQSQNGSPESSKSETDDQKTSQQSSSFEQNYTSAEFPNDYDFMEDILEETTELD, encoded by the coding sequence ATGTTCAATTTAATTTTATGGCCATTATTTTTGCTTACTTCGGTTGCTATTCCCTTGCAGCTGACGCTGGAAGTCATTTTTCTGACCTCTTCTGTTAACTTCTCAAAGGCAAGTGCTGCCAAAAccgcttcttctttgggtCAATCTCCGGTGGTTATCACTATCTATAAATCACTGCTGAAATATTGGAGTTTTTACGAATTCGTACATTTTATTTACCTTTATACTCCTATCGAtgcttttttgaatttcttacCATTTACATCTTTACTTATGTTGTTTGGAAGTATTTGCTTGACAAGAGAATTGATATATGATTTCATTAGTTTCATGGAATCCCAAGGCAAGCTTACTGGGTTTCTTAATAAGATAACAGAACCGAACTTTAACAGTTACCTACTGCTTTCCTCAATTTATAATGTTTGGTTTGCAGAAGACACCAATGACAAATTCTTATTTGGTAAATTGACACAGTTTCTAATTTCTGTAACGAAAAAATACGAATTTCCAAGAACCTACTACTTATCAAGAGCTTCTGATTTTCTACAAAATCTGATATTGACAAAGTTGAGACCCTTTGTAACAGACCAACCACAAAGCGACAGAAACAAATATCAAAGTCAAAACGGTAGCCCTGAGTCTTCAAAGAGTGAGACCGACGACCAGAAGACCTCACAGCAATCGTcatcttttgaacaaaattaCACAAGCGCAGAATTTCCCAATGACTATGATTTCATGGAGGACATCCTCGAAGAAACGACAGAATTAGAttaa
- the PNO1 gene encoding Pno1p (similar to Saccharomyces cerevisiae PNO1 (YOR145C); ancestral locus Anc_5.482), which yields MVAPTALKKDTVASVGEEDSSKSRIIGVNNTESIEEDDEDEDEVLLDDTKDSAAGKEGNSEDGSEKVRESKTVVVDDQGKPRFSSASRSQGSKIKFESRKIMVPPHRMTPLRNSWTKIYPPLVEHLKLQVRMNLKTKSVELRTNPKFTTDPGALQKGADFIKAFTLGFDLDDSIALLRLDDLYIETFEVKDVKTLTGDHLSRAIGRIAGKDGKTKFAIENATRTRIVLADSKIHILGGFTHIRMARESVVSLILGSPPGKVYGNLRTVASRLKERY from the coding sequence ATGGTTGCACCTACTGctttaaagaaagataCTGTGGCAAGTGTgggtgaagaagatagcAGCAAAAGTAGAATTATAGGAGTGAATAATACGGAAAGcattgaagaagacgatgaggatgaggatgaggTTCTTTTGGATGATACCAAGGATAGCGCAGCAGGAAAAGAGGGAAACAGCGAAGATGGAAGTGAGAAAGTGCGGGAATCTAAAACTGTAGTGGTTGATGACCAGGGGAAGCCTCGTTTCTCTTCAGCCAGCAGATCACAAGGTagcaaaataaaattcGAATCGAGGAAGATCATGGTTCCACCACACAGAATGACGCCATTGAGAAATAGTTGGACAAAGATTTACCCCCCATTGGTTGAGCATTTGAAGTTGCAGGTCAGAATGAACCTGAAAACCAAATCAGTAGAACTAAGAACAAATCCAAAGTTTACCACGGATCCTGGAGCCTTGCAAAAAGGTGCCGATTTTATCAAAGCGTTTACTCTAGGGTTCGATCTAGACGATTCCATAGCATTATTAAGGCTAGATGATTTATACATCGAAACTTTCGAAGTCAAAGATGTCAAGACTCTAACAGGCGACCATTTGTCAAGAGCCATAGGTCGTATTGCCGGTAAAGATGGTAAGACGAAATTTGCCATTGAGAATGCcacaagaacaagaataGTCCTGGCTGACTCCAAAATTCACATCTTGGGTGGATTTACCCACATCAGAATGGCAAGAGAATCGGTGGTCAGTTTGATCTTAGGTTCTCCAC